The following coding sequences lie in one Halorarum halophilum genomic window:
- a CDS encoding SDR family NAD(P)-dependent oxidoreductase, translating to MSLDRFSVEGRTAVVTGASSGIGRVIAETFAAGGADVVVCSREQGNVDPVAEGINSGEAFDLADAEHGDTGRCLAVECDVTDADAVGALVDATVEEFGGLDVLVNNAGASFMAPFEDISENGWKTIVDINLHGAYHCTQAAAEPLAEDGGTVINVASVAGQRAAPYMSHYGAAKAALEHFTKTLAVEWAGRDVRVNCIAPGYVATPGVESQMGVSAENIDRGDVDRRIGTSEEIADVAQFLAADASSYLTGQTVTAEGVPPSEELPET from the coding sequence GTGAGTCTCGACAGGTTCTCGGTCGAGGGACGGACGGCCGTCGTCACCGGCGCGTCCAGCGGGATCGGGCGGGTCATCGCGGAGACGTTCGCCGCCGGCGGCGCGGACGTCGTGGTGTGTTCGCGCGAGCAGGGGAACGTCGACCCGGTCGCCGAGGGGATCAACTCCGGCGAGGCGTTCGACCTTGCGGACGCCGAGCACGGCGACACCGGCCGGTGTCTCGCGGTCGAGTGCGACGTGACCGACGCCGACGCGGTGGGCGCGCTCGTTGACGCGACCGTCGAGGAGTTCGGGGGGCTGGACGTCCTCGTCAACAACGCCGGCGCGTCGTTCATGGCGCCGTTCGAGGACATCTCCGAGAACGGGTGGAAGACGATCGTCGACATCAACCTCCACGGCGCCTACCACTGCACCCAGGCCGCCGCGGAACCGCTCGCGGAGGACGGCGGGACCGTCATCAACGTCGCCTCCGTCGCCGGCCAGCGTGCGGCGCCGTACATGAGCCACTACGGCGCGGCGAAGGCCGCGCTGGAGCACTTCACGAAGACGCTCGCGGTGGAGTGGGCGGGCCGCGACGTGCGCGTCAACTGCATCGCGCCGGGCTACGTGGCGACCCCGGGCGTCGAGTCGCAGATGGGCGTCTCGGCCGAGAACATCGACAGGGGGGACGTGGATCGCCGCATCGGCACGAGCGAGGAGATCGCTGACGTCGCGCAGTTCCTCGCAGCCGACGCCTCGTCGTACCTCACGGGCCAGACGGTGACCGCCGAGGGCGTCCCGCCGAGCGAGGAACTCCCCGAGACCTAG
- a CDS encoding DsbA family oxidoreductase produces the protein MSQSSPDPITVYSDYVCPFCYLGRESLRRYQETREEPLAIEWRPFDLRAGKRGPDGTIDHDADDGKDDGYYEQAAENVRRLRERYDAEMTQELSTDVDSLPAQVASYYVDQHYPYETWLTFDVAVFEALWQDGRDIGEVDVLVELAEEAGVEGDEIRSALEDETLREEVRERFTEARQRGVTGVPTFVYDNHAARGAVPPEHLERLVEGT, from the coding sequence ATGAGTCAGTCCTCACCCGACCCGATCACGGTCTACTCGGACTACGTGTGCCCGTTCTGCTATCTCGGTCGCGAGTCGCTCCGTCGGTACCAGGAGACGCGCGAGGAGCCGCTCGCCATCGAGTGGCGGCCGTTCGACCTGCGCGCCGGGAAGCGAGGTCCGGACGGGACCATCGACCACGACGCCGACGACGGGAAGGACGACGGCTACTACGAGCAGGCCGCCGAGAACGTCCGCAGACTCCGGGAGCGATACGACGCCGAGATGACGCAGGAGCTCTCCACAGACGTGGACTCGCTTCCCGCGCAGGTCGCGTCGTACTACGTGGACCAGCACTACCCGTACGAGACGTGGCTGACGTTCGACGTCGCCGTCTTCGAGGCGCTGTGGCAGGACGGCCGGGACATCGGCGAGGTGGACGTGCTCGTCGAACTCGCGGAGGAGGCTGGGGTGGAGGGGGACGAGATCCGCTCGGCCCTCGAGGACGAGACCCTGCGCGAGGAGGTACGTGAGCGGTTCACCGAGGCCCGGCAGCGGGGCGTCACGGGCGTCCCGACGTTCGTGTACGACAATCACGCCGCGCGCGGCGCGGTTCCGCCGGAGCACCTCGAACGCCTGGTCGAGGGGACCTGA
- a CDS encoding GntP family permease produces MAIEFAHSPLLTFVLALVAVILLLVVLDLPAFVGLIIAAFFVGILNVAFLPDFAPPQAAEEVAAAFGEGMAGIGIPILMAAIIGKSMLESGAAQRIVRAFQNLLGEENSDIALWGSSSVLAIPVFFDSVFYLMAPLARSMRARVGRDYTLFIVVVGAGAATTHVFVPPTPGPLAVATELGVNLGMTILVGIATAIPAALAAGLLYGRWINKRLDIPLRDAMATSTDELEELAQRSTGQLPSVLESAAPIVLAVVLVGSLTALDTFEQVYPSLGVVRPYISFLGDKNVALTIAALAAAWTFYRYSAEDREEWTDELTEALKSGGNIAAITAAGGAFGALLAASGIGDYITGALSQVGIPLIVSAWLIAAIVRVAQGSATAAMLTTAGIMAPQVPELAVHPAFLAMAIGAGGNIFSWYNDSGFWLVKEIGGLTQAETLKTWTVLTTIISVTGLIVTLVYTTVLPMA; encoded by the coding sequence ATGGCAATAGAATTCGCACACAGTCCGTTGTTGACGTTCGTCCTTGCGCTCGTGGCGGTGATCCTGTTGCTGGTCGTGCTGGACCTCCCTGCGTTCGTGGGGTTGATCATCGCCGCGTTCTTCGTCGGGATACTCAACGTCGCGTTCCTCCCGGACTTCGCCCCCCCGCAGGCGGCGGAGGAGGTAGCGGCCGCGTTCGGTGAGGGGATGGCGGGCATCGGCATCCCGATCCTGATGGCGGCGATCATCGGGAAGTCGATGCTCGAGAGCGGCGCGGCACAGCGGATCGTCCGGGCGTTCCAGAACCTCCTCGGCGAGGAGAACTCCGACATCGCGCTGTGGGGGAGCAGTTCCGTGCTGGCGATCCCGGTCTTCTTCGACAGCGTGTTCTACCTGATGGCGCCGCTCGCGCGGTCGATGCGCGCCCGCGTCGGTCGGGACTACACGCTGTTCATCGTCGTCGTCGGCGCCGGCGCAGCGACGACGCACGTGTTCGTGCCGCCGACGCCCGGCCCGCTCGCGGTCGCGACCGAACTCGGCGTCAACCTCGGCATGACGATCCTCGTCGGCATCGCCACGGCCATTCCCGCCGCGCTTGCCGCCGGACTCCTGTACGGTCGGTGGATCAACAAGCGGCTGGACATCCCGCTCCGTGACGCGATGGCGACTTCGACGGACGAACTGGAGGAGCTCGCCCAGCGGTCGACCGGGCAACTGCCGTCGGTCCTCGAGTCCGCGGCGCCCATCGTCCTTGCGGTCGTCCTCGTCGGCTCGCTGACCGCACTCGACACGTTCGAACAGGTGTACCCCTCGCTCGGGGTCGTCAGACCGTATATCAGCTTCCTCGGCGACAAGAACGTCGCGCTGACGATCGCCGCGCTGGCGGCCGCGTGGACGTTCTACCGCTACAGCGCCGAGGACCGCGAGGAGTGGACCGACGAACTGACCGAGGCGCTGAAGAGCGGCGGGAACATCGCGGCCATCACCGCGGCCGGCGGCGCGTTCGGCGCGCTTCTCGCGGCCTCGGGGATCGGCGACTACATCACCGGCGCGCTGAGCCAGGTCGGCATCCCGCTCATCGTCAGCGCGTGGCTGATCGCCGCCATCGTGCGGGTCGCGCAGGGGTCGGCGACGGCCGCGATGCTCACCACTGCGGGGATCATGGCGCCCCAGGTCCCGGAACTCGCCGTCCACCCGGCGTTCCTGGCGATGGCGATCGGCGCCGGCGGGAACATCTTCTCGTGGTACAACGACAGCGGGTTCTGGCTGGTGAAGGAGATCGGCGGGCTCACCCAGGCCGAGACGCTGAAGACCTGGACGGTCCTCACAACCATCATCTCGGTCACGGGCCTCATCGTGACGCTGGTCTACACGACGGTCCTCCCGATGGCCTGA
- a CDS encoding zinc ribbon domain-containing protein, giving the protein MGETRSPKRPWLAALLALAVTGLGHAYLRRWGRAFAWLALVYAALALFVPSEAVEVAAQGIRGGSATLPPSVDPLVFVPPLLVALGSVADAYLLARAERDEALRAAAGEGTVVCPNCGREVDEELEFCQWCTTEFAAPDEEDETERRGRVE; this is encoded by the coding sequence ATGGGCGAGACACGCTCCCCGAAGCGCCCGTGGCTCGCGGCGCTGCTCGCGCTCGCCGTGACCGGCCTGGGCCACGCCTACCTCAGACGCTGGGGCCGGGCGTTCGCCTGGCTCGCACTGGTGTACGCGGCGTTGGCGCTGTTCGTGCCGTCGGAGGCCGTCGAGGTGGCTGCCCAAGGCATCCGCGGGGGATCGGCGACGCTCCCGCCGTCCGTTGACCCGCTGGTGTTCGTCCCGCCGCTCCTCGTCGCGCTCGGGAGCGTCGCGGACGCGTATCTGCTCGCGCGCGCCGAGCGCGACGAGGCGCTCCGGGCGGCCGCGGGCGAGGGCACGGTCGTCTGTCCGAACTGCGGGCGCGAGGTGGACGAGGAACTCGAGTTCTGTCAGTGGTGTACGACGGAGTTCGCCGCCCCGGACGAGGAGGACGAGACCGAGCGGCGGGGGCGCGTCGAGTGA
- a CDS encoding TetR/AcrR family transcriptional regulator, whose amino-acid sequence MTDEAAANPSETEREIMDATFRALCTHGYADLSIANIAEEFDKSKSLLYYHYDSKEDLLAEFLGYAIDYFLADLEAQTGDDPMESLHGLVDKVLPAELDGEEADAQRAITELRMQAVTDETFRERMTASDERFAAHVRGLLEEAAEAGVVEDVDLERTAKHLQATLAGGMFGRATTDRSDASAAIRESLHAYLDDLRVDADDE is encoded by the coding sequence GTGACGGACGAGGCCGCGGCGAACCCCTCGGAGACGGAGCGGGAGATCATGGACGCGACGTTCCGTGCGCTGTGTACGCACGGCTACGCGGACCTCTCGATCGCGAACATCGCCGAGGAGTTCGACAAGAGCAAGTCGCTGCTGTACTACCACTACGACTCGAAGGAGGACCTCCTCGCCGAGTTCCTCGGGTACGCCATCGACTACTTCCTCGCGGACCTCGAGGCGCAGACCGGCGACGATCCGATGGAGTCGCTCCACGGGCTGGTGGACAAGGTGCTGCCGGCCGAACTGGACGGCGAGGAAGCGGACGCGCAGCGCGCGATCACCGAACTGCGGATGCAGGCGGTCACCGACGAGACGTTCCGAGAACGGATGACGGCGAGCGACGAGCGCTTCGCCGCCCACGTTCGCGGCCTGCTCGAAGAGGCGGCCGAGGCGGGAGTCGTCGAGGACGTCGACCTCGAGCGGACGGCGAAGCACCTCCAGGCGACGCTCGCCGGCGGGATGTTCGGCCGCGCGACGACGGATCGGTCGGACGCGTCGGCGGCGATCAGGGAGTCGCTGCACGCCTACCTGGACGACCTCCGGGTCGACGCCGACGACGAGTGA
- a CDS encoding cbb3-type cytochrome c oxidase subunit I — MLPAFPAPLSESVGAAATAGLLLLGAWWLSHRVRRDARGSGRRVPDRTDETRPDGGTQASRLTRLRAALPYDPVRWLTTVNHRDIGMLYFAFALVAALWGGTDALMIRTELITPGATVWDEETYNALFTTHGLTMLFFFVTPAFTGVANYFLPLFVGADEMAFPRVNALAFWLLPPSLMLVRAGLVTEVFGKMIEAVGPRIPVLFLLEPPATGWTLYTPLSIAIENPQIDLMLLGLHLSGIATVLGAVNIIVTVFTERDPDVTWANLDILTWTLFTTSGIILFAFPMLGSALVMLLLDRNFGTTFFLVEGGGPLLWQHLFWFFGHPEVYILVLPAFGLVSLILPKFAGRKLFGFKFIVYSTLAIGVLSFGVWAHHMFATGIDPRLQASFMAVSLAIAVPSAVKTFNWMTTMWNGKIRLTAPMILCIGGVGLFIVGGVTGVVLASIPVDRVLHDTYYVVGHFHFIVMGVIAMMTFAASYYWFPLLTRRMFDQRMARVQAYTLVLGVLVTFFPMMFLGMDGHPRRWASYAIAMDTNPLWMYLHWVATVGAAIIGVSVTLWLFNLVQSARIGAPVTTGDPWNLKETGQFSREWEWFEEQLEERRRRTTSGFEDE, encoded by the coding sequence ATGCTCCCTGCTTTTCCCGCTCCCCTCTCCGAGTCGGTCGGAGCCGCGGCCACGGCGGGCCTGTTGCTGCTCGGCGCGTGGTGGCTCTCCCACCGGGTCCGCCGTGATGCGCGTGGCTCGGGGCGACGCGTCCCCGATCGGACCGACGAAACCCGACCCGACGGCGGGACGCAAGCGTCCAGACTGACGCGACTTCGCGCCGCCCTCCCGTACGACCCGGTCAGGTGGCTGACGACCGTGAACCACCGCGACATCGGGATGCTGTACTTCGCGTTCGCCCTGGTCGCGGCGCTGTGGGGCGGGACGGACGCGCTGATGATCCGGACGGAGTTGATCACGCCCGGCGCGACCGTCTGGGACGAGGAGACGTACAACGCGCTGTTCACGACCCACGGGTTGACGATGCTGTTCTTCTTCGTGACGCCGGCGTTCACCGGCGTCGCGAACTACTTCCTCCCGCTGTTCGTGGGCGCCGACGAGATGGCGTTCCCCCGGGTGAACGCGCTCGCATTCTGGCTGCTGCCGCCGTCGCTGATGCTCGTCCGAGCTGGCCTCGTCACCGAGGTGTTCGGGAAGATGATCGAGGCGGTCGGCCCGCGTATCCCGGTGCTGTTCCTCCTCGAACCCCCCGCGACCGGGTGGACGCTGTACACGCCGCTGTCGATCGCGATCGAGAACCCGCAGATCGACCTCATGCTGCTCGGCCTCCACCTCTCGGGTATCGCGACCGTGCTCGGCGCCGTCAACATCATCGTGACCGTCTTCACCGAACGCGACCCCGACGTGACGTGGGCGAACCTCGACATCCTCACGTGGACGCTGTTCACCACCTCGGGCATCATCCTGTTCGCGTTCCCGATGCTCGGCAGCGCGCTCGTCATGCTGCTGCTCGACCGGAACTTCGGGACGACGTTCTTCCTCGTCGAGGGCGGTGGACCGCTCCTCTGGCAGCATCTGTTCTGGTTCTTCGGCCACCCTGAGGTGTACATCCTCGTCCTGCCGGCGTTCGGGCTGGTGAGCCTCATCCTCCCGAAGTTCGCCGGCCGGAAGCTGTTCGGGTTCAAGTTCATCGTCTACTCGACGCTGGCGATCGGGGTGCTCTCGTTCGGCGTCTGGGCCCACCACATGTTCGCGACGGGTATCGACCCACGCCTGCAGGCGTCGTTCATGGCCGTCTCGCTCGCCATCGCGGTTCCGAGCGCCGTGAAGACGTTCAACTGGATGACGACGATGTGGAACGGGAAGATCCGGCTCACCGCGCCGATGATCCTCTGTATCGGCGGTGTCGGCCTGTTCATCGTCGGCGGGGTGACGGGGGTCGTCCTCGCGTCGATCCCGGTGGACCGCGTGCTCCACGACACGTACTACGTCGTCGGCCACTTCCACTTCATCGTCATGGGCGTCATCGCGATGATGACGTTCGCGGCGTCGTACTACTGGTTCCCGCTCCTGACGCGCAGGATGTTCGACCAGCGCATGGCGCGTGTGCAGGCGTACACCCTCGTTCTCGGCGTCCTGGTCACGTTCTTCCCGATGATGTTCCTCGGCATGGACGGCCACCCCCGTCGTTGGGCATCCTACGCCATCGCAATGGACACGAACCCCCTGTGGATGTACCTCCACTGGGTCGCGACGGTCGGCGCCGCGATCATCGGGGTGAGCGTTACGCTCTGGCTGTTCAACCTGGTCCAGTCCGCCCGGATCGGTGCGCCGGTGACGACGGGGGACCCGTGGAACCTCAAGGAGACCGGACAGTTCTCCCGGGAGTGGGAGTGGTTCGAGGAGCAACTGGAGGAACGTCGTCGCAGGACGACGTCGGGCTTCGAGGACGAGTAG
- a CDS encoding DUF6789 family protein, translating to MKKPTSAVLGGAAGSAVLSVALLLIEVETRSRIGLFEVAARFVGVPGNQTLGFVLFVAAGTFAWPLLFVALEAYLPLGPDPAIRGIGFSLPLWVAFVLLGRGDLSGAILIVFGVLTLFAHVAYGFTLGAVYGRLSGETDARRPMPAYPEE from the coding sequence ATGAAGAAGCCGACGAGCGCTGTGCTGGGCGGCGCAGCGGGGAGCGCCGTCCTGTCCGTCGCGCTGTTGCTCATCGAGGTGGAGACGCGTTCGCGGATCGGGCTGTTCGAGGTCGCCGCGCGGTTCGTGGGGGTGCCGGGGAACCAGACGCTCGGGTTCGTGCTGTTCGTGGCGGCGGGGACGTTCGCCTGGCCGCTGCTGTTCGTCGCGCTGGAGGCGTACCTCCCGCTCGGCCCGGACCCCGCGATCCGGGGGATCGGGTTCTCGCTGCCGCTGTGGGTCGCGTTCGTCCTGCTCGGGCGGGGCGACCTCTCGGGCGCCATCCTCATCGTGTTCGGGGTGCTGACCCTGTTCGCCCACGTCGCATACGGCTTCACGCTCGGCGCCGTGTACGGCCGGCTGTCCGGGGAGACCGACGCGCGGCGCCCGATGCCGGCGTACCCGGAGGAGTGA